The Pseudodesulfovibrio sediminis genome includes the window GAAATATAGCAACCGCAACAAGAAAGGGGTCCGCCGTACACGGCGAACCCCTTGAATGTTATTGAGACAACAGTAAATGTTCTATTACTTGCTCTTGCCTTTGCCACCGGCATTATTGCCCTTGCCACCGGCATTGTTGCCCTTGCCGGAATTGCTCTTGCCGGGGGCGGAGGAGGACTTGCTGGACTTGGAGCCGCTCTTGGCGGTCTTGGAAGTCTTGCTCAGGCCGATGGCCTTGCCATTGCCGCTGGACACGCCAGGAGTCTTGGACACTCCATTCTTGATATCACGCCCAGTGGTCTTGGTCTTGCCCGCCTTGGCGGAAACAGAGGCCATTGTCATGCCAGCGCCCTTTGCGGCGACCTTGGCGCGCTCACGATGCTGCTTCATGTGTCCCAGTCCGACTGTACTCGGATGGACACCCAGCTCCTGAGCGATCTCACCCCAACCCATTCCGTCATCACGCATGGCGGCAATGCTCTCGACACTCACGGAAGAGGCGTTGGAGACGGCAGTGTCAGCGTCCTCCTGTGCGGCAGCCAGCGCATCCTGCGCTGCGGTCAGTGCATCCTGCGCTGCGGCTGCAGCATCGGGATCTTCGTCCGCATCAATCGCGTCCAGCGCACCCTGTGCGGCTGTAACGGCATCCTCGGCGTCAGCCACGGCCTGTTCGGCATCGGCCACAGCCTCAGCACTTGCTTCAGCAGCGGCTGATGCCAGTGCGTCTGCTTTGGCAGCTTGCGCGGGATTACTGAAAACAGGGCCGTCGTCTTCAGCAGCAACAGGATCGGTAACAGTGTCGTCCGGGGCCGGATCTATCTGTGCAATAACCACCGAAGTGGAAAGAATCATAGTCATCAATACAAGAATCAACCAGAATGACATGCGTTTTATAAACGTAAACATGGTTTATCTCCGTTATGTAATTAATTACCGAACTTCGGTAATAAATTTAACTGATTCATCGAGGGAATACTTCACATCCCCCATATCGATTGTCTCAGCAATTTTAAACCAGCTCAAAGGCAGCCTGGAGCGTTGTATGCCTGGATTCGCGTTCAGCATGTAGTCGCGGATGACTTCTGCCCGTTCCTTGGCAAGAGCGGCATTGCCCTTGACAAAAGGCACTATGTGCAGCGTCAGTTCCTTGTTGACCGTCATCATTGCACTGATCAGATGCAGCGATACCTTGCTGTCGTTTTCCAGAACACTGGTACCCGGTTTGAACGCCATGCTTTTCAGCGTCACATTCCGTTTACCTATTATGAAGTTGCGGTAGTCGAAATTCCCACGCAGATTGAGTTGTGCCGTGGCTTCCATAGCCAGGCTCCCGTCAGGGTAATACTCCAGGAACTTCTTCCATGCCGCAATTGCATCATCTGTTCGCCCGAGCCCGTTCAGGGCCATCGCCTTGTTGTACAAGGCTTCGGGATTATACGGATCCAATCTGAGAACCGTCGTATACTGTGCCAGGGCCTTGACCCATTCACCCCGATCTATGTAGCCATGACCGAGATACAGATTGGCAGAAATATGGTTCGGGTCGAGTCGCAACGCCTTTTCGTAGGCGGCCTTCTCCCGATCGAAATCAAGCATTGCCCAGTATGCCACTCCGGTCCAGAAGACGTAATCGGCATTTTCAGGGTCAAGCTTCACGGCCTTCTCAAGGTACGGCAGGGCTTCCTTCGGTTTATCCAAAGCCAACGTATACCGCCCGACATAATAGGCTGCCGATGCATCTTCAGGGTGTTCCCGCATCTGCTCGCCAATAACCCTGACGCCTTCTTCATACTTCTCCTGTTCAAGATAGTATGGACCCATTACTTTGGC containing:
- a CDS encoding tetratricopeptide repeat protein, with translation MKVFSAMLLVVVVLAVAGCAKVMGPYYLEQEKYEEGVRVIGEQMREHPEDASAAYYVGRYTLALDKPKEALPYLEKAVKLDPENADYVFWTGVAYWAMLDFDREKAAYEKALRLDPNHISANLYLGHGYIDRGEWVKALAQYTTVLRLDPYNPEALYNKAMALNGLGRTDDAIAAWKKFLEYYPDGSLAMEATAQLNLRGNFDYRNFIIGKRNVTLKSMAFKPGTSVLENDSKVSLHLISAMMTVNKELTLHIVPFVKGNAALAKERAEVIRDYMLNANPGIQRSRLPLSWFKIAETIDMGDVKYSLDESVKFITEVR
- a CDS encoding helix-turn-helix domain-containing protein, whose amino-acid sequence is MFTFIKRMSFWLILVLMTMILSTSVVIAQIDPAPDDTVTDPVAAEDDGPVFSNPAQAAKADALASAAAEASAEAVADAEQAVADAEDAVTAAQGALDAIDADEDPDAAAAAQDALTAAQDALAAAQEDADTAVSNASSVSVESIAAMRDDGMGWGEIAQELGVHPSTVGLGHMKQHRERAKVAAKGAGMTMASVSAKAGKTKTTGRDIKNGVSKTPGVSSGNGKAIGLSKTSKTAKSGSKSSKSSSAPGKSNSGKGNNAGGKGNNAGGKGKSK